A single window of Eucalyptus grandis isolate ANBG69807.140 chromosome 1, ASM1654582v1, whole genome shotgun sequence DNA harbors:
- the LOC104439432 gene encoding uncharacterized protein LOC104439432 has product MAMVNSAAGLLRCCSDAPRRLLPLHSQPSSRPVDARLLRLSAPSFPGCAASRTKARTTLLLGASPASKDEVLEPINDAVDDFDMDGTAGLPSETLLYSFSPLPLLFLAALPGAGTVRSLIGPFVELVKSWSLPDWLVHWGHPGNMAVVLFAMGGYGTYLGFRIKYSDDVEEKAKAKDLHPKLLGGMFFFFALGATGGITSLLTSDKPIFESPHAVTGFIGLTLLTLQTILPSLFEDNPGLRNVHGILGSGIMTLFLIHATLGLQLGLSF; this is encoded by the exons ATGGCGATGGTGAATTCTGCCGCCGGTCTTCTCCGCTGCTGCTCCGATGCCCCGCGACGTCTCCTTCCTCTGCACTCTCAACCCTCTTCGCGTCCCGTTGATGCCCGGCTGCTGCGGCTGTCAGCTCCTTCGTTCCCGGGCTGTGCTGCATCCAGAACTAAGGCCCGGACAACTCTCCTCCTCGGCGCGTCCCCGGCTTCCAAGGACGAGGTTCTCGAACCCATCAACGATGCCGTTGACGACTTCGATATGGACGGAACGGCGGGCCTGCCTAGCGAGACTCTGCTCTACTCCTTCTCTCCTCTACCCCTCCTCTTCCTCGCCGCGCTTCCTGGAG CTGGGACAGTAAGGTCTCTGATCGGGCCTTTTGTTGAGCTTGTTAAATCCTGGAGTCTCCCTGATTGGCTTGTGCATTGGGGTCACCCAGGCAATATG GCTGTCGTGCTCTTTGCGATGGGTGGATACGGAACATATCTTGGTTTTCGTATTAAATATTCCGATGATGTG GAAGAGAAAGCCAAGGCGAAAGACTTGCACCCGAAGCTTCTTGGGGgaatgtttttcttctttgctcttGGTGCAACTGGTGGTATAACATCTCTACTCACCTCAGACAAACCAATATTTGAGAG TCCTCATGCCGTCACAGGGTTCATAGGCCTAACACTTCTGACTTTACAGACAATTTTACCTTCCTTGTTTGAG GATAATCCAGGATTAAGAAATGTACACGGTATCTTGGGTAGCGGGATCATGACTTTGTTCCTCATTCATGCAACCCTTGGACTTCAACTTGGCCTCAGCTTCTAA
- the LOC104439443 gene encoding LOW QUALITY PROTEIN: protein PTST homolog 3, chloroplastic (The sequence of the model RefSeq protein was modified relative to this genomic sequence to represent the inferred CDS: deleted 2 bases in 1 codon): MAAPLPRFATCPSSSSLSPHRLSFPYHRRLQCRPVLRFLSRACSPARRPAAAAACVASSPRKSRSGRKTKSNAELCSDVKEFLASAGLPEGHVPSVKELLQHGRDDLAYIIRRRGYKLIRELLANSEDMKVYVSDVEINIAEEKEAIIANEEESEGQNEHAGYLDEENSRSIGISVEEDYFDEVDINSSVDDAGNSNMDIETPFSLSMKDDTTQDAVESMIEDTPSSMELQMQKKSLLVYGEPENSSNNNIFMPVETSTNLVTVAKDSTTSLSHFEWVSSTSVETSLTNSSDHGYTCVEPCAKPSVEEKVAKFMQDGYLEPVEDQLPEVPGEIDDGENQSSTECDMSKPAAEPQLENHNGEQSIHVHEESNGAVTPSMSMARQFSPAKVHSSFSESSAEELFDADVGNNLDEEKRKQENQAEISHLKFMLHQKELELSWLKEQIEKEKLALGMLQTKAENEISKAQKVISEKEAELQAAEESLSGLKEVKIEYSGNGDIVEVAGGFNGWHHPIKMDPHPLATATDTVGSRRSTYWSTMLWLYPGTYEIKFIVDGKWTVDPQKESVTRGAICNNVLQVDR, encoded by the exons ATGGCCGCTCCTCTCCCTCGCTTCGCCACctgcccctcctcctcctctctctctcctcaccgCCTCTCTTTCCCCTACCACCGCCGCCTCCAGTGTCGCCCCGTGCTCCGCTTCCTCTCCCGGGCCTGCTCCCCCgcccgccgccccgccgccgccgccgcctgcgTCGCTTCTTCCCCCAGGAAGTCCAG GTCCGGGAGGAAGACGAAGAGCAATGCGGAGCTGTGCAGCGACGTGAAGGAGTTCTTGGCTTCCGCGGGGCTTCCGGAAGGCCACGTCCCGTCCGTAAAGGAGCTGTTGCAGCATGGAAG GGATGACCTTGCATATATTATTAGAAGGAGGGGTTACAAACTCATCAGAGAGCTTCTTGCGAACTCAGAAGACATGAAAGTCTATGTATCTGACGTGGAGATAAACATAGCTGAAGAAAAGGAAGCTATCAttgccaatgaagaagaatcAGAAG GTCAGAATGAGCATGCTGGCTATTTGGATGAAGAAAATTCTCGGTCTATTGGAATATCGGTTGAGGAGGACTACTTTGATGAGGTTGATATTAATTCATCAGTTGACGATGCTGGCAATAGTAACATGGACATTGAAACTCCCTTTAGTCTGTCTATGAAAGATGATACCACACAGGATGCGGTGGAAAGTATGATTGAAGATACTCCTTCATCTATGGAACTTCAAATGCAGAAGAAATCTCTGCTAGTGTA TGGGGAACCGGAGAACTCCTCTAATAACAATATCTTCATGCCAGTTGAAACTTCTACTAACTTGGTCACAGTGGCCAAGGACTCTACTACTTCATTAAGTCACTTTGAATGGGTTAGCTCTACTTCTGTGGAGACATCCTTGACCAATTCTTCCGATCATGGTTATACATGTGTTGAACCATGTGCTAAGCCATCCGTGGAGGAGAAGGTAGCAAAATTTATGCAAGATGGATATCTTGAACCAGTTGAAG ATCAACTACCTGAAGTACCTGGTGAGATTGATGATGGAGAAAACCAGAGTTCCACTGAGTGCGATATGAGTAAGCCAGCTGCAGAGCCTCAGCTGGAGAACCATAATGGGGAGCAGTCAATACATGTGCATGAGGAAAGCAATGGTGCTGTAACACCTAGTATGAGTATGGCTAGACAGTTCTCTCCTGCaaaagtacattcttctttcag TGAGTCATCAGCTGAAGAATTGTTTGATGCTGATGTGGGCAACAATTTGGATGAGGAG AAAAGAAAGCAGGAGAACCAAGCTGAGATTAGTCATCTCAAATTTATGCTG CATCAGAAGGAATTGGAATTGTCTTGGTTGAAGGAACagattgaaaaggaaaag CTTGCTCTGGGAATGTTGCAAACCAAGGCTGAGAATGAGATCAGCAAAGCCCAAAAGGTCATctcagaaaaagaagcagaactACAGGCTGCTGAAGAGAGCCTTTCCGGGCTTAAAGAA GTTAAGATAGAATATTCTGGCAATGGTGATATCGTGGAGGTGGCTGGTGGCTTCAATGGCTGGCATCACCCGATTAAAATGGATCCCCATCCATTAGCCACTGCAACAGACACTGTTGGATCAAG GAGATCTACATATTGGTCAACAATGCTGTGGCTTTACCCTGGGACATATGAG ATAAAATTCATAGTTGACGGCAAGTGGACGGTTGATCCCCAAAAGGAGTCAGTTACACGGGGTGCAATATGTAACAATGTCCTTCAGGTCGATAGATGA